Proteins from one Desulfovermiculus halophilus DSM 18834 genomic window:
- a CDS encoding amino acid synthesis family protein, translating into MKEEIRKVVTIVDETFIEGCKKAAKPVRIAAAMAVIKNPYASQYVQDLQPLIDTYSARLGRMLPEQAIKALGISGKEVEAFGKGALVGLRGEIEHGSAIIHTLTFGTPFRHLCDNAQTLLPSAEKRAGAGASLDLAIKHKMDPKTRSHHMSFEVRIPDAPNDDEMVVVAVVTDSGRAHPRIGSLHNEKKPNTSP; encoded by the coding sequence ATGAAGGAAGAAATACGGAAAGTGGTGACAATTGTTGATGAGACATTCATAGAAGGCTGCAAGAAGGCTGCGAAGCCGGTACGCATTGCTGCGGCCATGGCGGTGATCAAGAATCCGTACGCCAGTCAGTACGTACAGGATCTGCAGCCGTTGATCGACACCTATTCCGCAAGGCTGGGCCGCATGCTGCCGGAACAGGCCATCAAGGCCTTGGGCATAAGCGGCAAGGAAGTAGAGGCCTTTGGGAAAGGTGCATTGGTTGGCTTACGTGGCGAAATTGAACATGGTTCAGCAATCATACACACGTTGACCTTTGGAACCCCATTTCGTCATCTGTGCGACAACGCCCAAACCCTTTTGCCTTCAGCGGAAAAAAGAGCTGGAGCTGGGGCAAGTCTGGATTTGGCCATCAAGCATAAGATGGACCCAAAAACTCGGTCCCATCATATGTCTTTTGAAGTGCGCATTCCTGATGCTCCAAACGATGATGAGATGGTTGTCGTGGCGGTGGTTACCGACTCCGGACGGGCGCATCCCAGAATAGGGAGTTTGCACAATGAAAAAAAGCCAAATACTTCTCCATAA
- a CDS encoding DctP family TRAP transporter solute-binding subunit yields the protein MSLYRVLILSALSFFLSLGQALAEDYSVNVIRFSHVVSENTPKHQGALKLKEYIEEKSNGEIKVQVYPNSSLYGDKDEVENLIANNVQFICPDMSKLTRYDPRYDVPSMPFLFSSDQAVLDFWDKGKGQDLLKGLESEGIIGLKCWPNGFKNITNNERPIKKPEDLEGLKIRTQSGEVLSAIYKTLDASPSSIAFGELFTALQQGVVDGQSNTFSNIYTKKLDEVQKYMSVTKHNRVDYLLLTNKRFMDSLNKKTKKLVMDAVEVATKKERELSISLNAEAYEKLKEREQMEIYELTEEDREDFREALAPVYEKYGSAIGQDVIKDAMSW from the coding sequence ATGTCCTTGTACAGAGTGCTTATTTTATCAGCTCTCAGCTTTTTCCTCTCTCTTGGCCAGGCCTTGGCAGAGGATTATTCGGTGAATGTCATTCGTTTTTCTCATGTTGTATCTGAAAACACGCCCAAACATCAGGGCGCATTGAAGCTCAAGGAATATATTGAAGAAAAGTCCAATGGAGAAATTAAGGTCCAAGTGTATCCCAACTCTTCTTTGTATGGTGACAAGGATGAAGTGGAAAATTTGATTGCCAATAATGTGCAGTTTATTTGCCCTGATATGTCCAAGCTGACCCGTTATGATCCCCGGTACGATGTGCCGTCCATGCCTTTTTTGTTCAGCAGCGATCAGGCTGTGCTGGACTTCTGGGATAAAGGCAAAGGCCAGGATCTGCTCAAGGGATTGGAAAGTGAAGGTATCATTGGGCTTAAGTGCTGGCCCAACGGTTTTAAGAACATCACCAACAACGAACGGCCGATCAAAAAGCCTGAAGACTTGGAGGGCCTGAAAATCAGGACGCAGAGCGGAGAGGTGCTGTCAGCCATCTATAAGACGCTTGATGCTTCGCCGTCCTCTATCGCCTTCGGCGAGCTGTTCACTGCCCTCCAACAGGGGGTTGTGGACGGTCAGTCCAATACGTTCAGCAATATCTATACCAAGAAGCTGGACGAAGTGCAGAAGTACATGTCGGTTACCAAGCACAATCGGGTCGACTATCTGTTGCTGACCAACAAACGGTTCATGGACAGTCTGAACAAGAAAACCAAGAAGTTGGTCATGGATGCGGTGGAAGTGGCCACAAAGAAAGAACGGGAGCTGTCCATTTCGCTCAACGCAGAGGCCTATGAGAAGCTTAAGGAGCGGGAGCAAATGGAGATCTATGAGTTGACCGAAGAAGACCGCGAGGACTTCAGGGAGGCTCTGGCTCCTGTTTATGAAAAGTATGGATCGGCTATTGGCCAGGACGTCATTAAAGACGCTATGAGCTGGTAG
- a CDS encoding TRAP transporter small permease, translated as MEQQTLLDNIITSKLTKVEETVMVPLFAVAVLVGFVNVVLRYVFHASIYGAEEIFTYCFVWAVFIGFSTALKEERHVEVTIVYNYLPKWIQSICDFISSLIGLLFCIFFTYYGYHMVIDQHRFGGVTMDARIPMWITALILPIGGSLLGISFIYRLYKCNIKK; from the coding sequence ATGGAACAGCAGACATTACTAGATAATATAATAACGTCAAAGCTGACAAAGGTTGAGGAGACAGTGATGGTTCCTCTCTTTGCAGTTGCGGTGTTGGTCGGCTTTGTCAATGTTGTGCTGAGGTATGTATTCCACGCCTCTATTTATGGCGCCGAAGAAATATTTACGTATTGTTTTGTATGGGCAGTATTTATAGGGTTTAGCACTGCTCTCAAAGAAGAAAGACACGTTGAAGTAACTATCGTGTACAATTATCTTCCTAAGTGGATTCAAAGCATTTGTGATTTTATTAGCAGCCTCATTGGGTTATTATTTTGTATATTTTTTACCTATTACGGGTATCATATGGTTATAGATCAGCATAGGTTTGGCGGAGTGACCATGGATGCTCGCATACCGATGTGGATAACTGCATTAATATTGCCTATCGGAGGGTCCCTTTTAGGGATCAGCTTTATTTATCGTCTCTATAAGTGTAATATAAAAAAATAA
- a CDS encoding TRAP transporter large permease — protein sequence MELFYDHPTIVLACTFVFCLIIRVPIAISLGVASIAALHFSYYSLSTVPHDMFSSLDNVVLMAIPGFVYAGTIMGRGGISYYLIEAMKAWVGHTHGGLSVVTILSCMIFAAISGSSPATAAAIGAIMIPGMVDAGYGKNYAMGLVAASGTLGILIPPSIPLILYGAISEESVAKLFMASMIPGIMMGGILIISAIIYAKRKGHGGLEKQGWTERKQKTIKAVWGFLLPVIILGGIYSGVVTPTEASLVAVVYALLVSFFIYREMDFKLFIEVTRQAVNISAMIFLIIAGALIFAKFLTIQQIPQNFSNWIAEVSPNKWVFLVGANLMFIMMGMFMEAVAILLITLPILLPAFQVFGVDVIHFAVIMTVNMELAMITPPVGLNLFVVSGVGNEDVTKVFKGVAPFFLLLVLGLAIIMAFPQLSLWILGR from the coding sequence ATGGAATTATTTTATGATCATCCTACTATTGTATTGGCTTGTACCTTTGTTTTTTGCTTGATCATCAGGGTTCCAATTGCCATCAGCCTTGGCGTTGCCAGTATTGCCGCCTTGCATTTCTCCTACTACAGCTTGAGCACAGTGCCCCATGATATGTTTTCGTCCCTGGACAATGTTGTGCTGATGGCCATTCCAGGTTTTGTCTACGCAGGGACAATTATGGGCAGGGGGGGCATATCCTATTACCTGATCGAAGCAATGAAGGCCTGGGTGGGGCATACCCATGGCGGTCTTTCCGTTGTCACCATATTGTCATGCATGATATTTGCCGCTATATCCGGATCCAGTCCGGCTACAGCAGCGGCGATAGGTGCTATTATGATTCCGGGAATGGTCGATGCCGGATACGGCAAGAACTACGCCATGGGCCTGGTGGCTGCCTCCGGGACCTTGGGCATCTTGATCCCCCCTTCCATCCCCCTTATCCTGTACGGAGCAATTTCCGAAGAATCCGTAGCCAAGCTGTTCATGGCCTCCATGATACCTGGAATCATGATGGGGGGCATACTTATCATTTCAGCCATCATCTATGCCAAGAGAAAGGGACACGGTGGGCTTGAGAAACAAGGCTGGACTGAGCGGAAACAGAAAACAATAAAGGCTGTATGGGGATTTCTGCTCCCGGTGATCATTCTGGGCGGTATTTATAGCGGCGTGGTCACCCCGACCGAAGCCTCCTTGGTGGCCGTTGTCTACGCACTCTTGGTATCCTTTTTCATTTATCGTGAAATGGACTTCAAGCTATTTATTGAAGTAACCCGGCAAGCAGTCAACATATCGGCAATGATTTTCCTTATCATTGCCGGAGCTCTGATCTTTGCCAAATTTCTTACAATCCAGCAGATACCGCAGAATTTCTCGAACTGGATAGCCGAGGTCAGTCCCAATAAATGGGTATTTTTGGTTGGGGCCAATCTCATGTTCATTATGATGGGCATGTTTATGGAAGCCGTGGCTATTTTGCTCATTACCTTGCCGATTCTTTTACCGGCATTTCAAGTTTTTGGGGTGGATGTCATCCATTTTGCGGTCATTATGACTGTGAACATGGAGCTAGCCATGATTACTCCCCCAGTCGGCCTCAATCTTTTTGTGGTCAGCGGGGTAGGCAATGAAGATGTGACGAAAGTATTCAAGGGGGTTGCTCCCTTCTTCCTCTTGTTAGTCCTAGGATTGGCTATTATCATGGCCTTTCCACAGCTGTCACTATGGATCCTGGGAAGATAG
- a CDS encoding MFS transporter — MLVACVQALATLTALSLATLAPVVSKSLGLETRFVGYQVSLIYVSGAAISLVSGALVRRWGAVGVSQCALLLCIVGLLGIAIGNVFILVLGSLLIGAGYGMTNPAASHLLFRLTSPGHRNLLFSLKQTSVPLGGIVAGLMLPPLTKIGGWKFALLVCACLSGLMVALLNIHRKQLDADKNPNQPLRKNIQYDLAMLCQHKGLLRLSIMAFCFSATQLSLMSFAVSMLVEDLSRTLVLAGTIVSLMQGFGAVGRIAWGVFADKVSSGLPVLILIGCLSIAACLVMTQLNTQWPLWAVIIVMCVFGFSAIGWNGVFLAEVARMSQPEQVSTMTGMALFFTFSGVVIGPSLFSLICKFVGSYLLTFGVLSIFPAVGTILLFGMRKEYEKI; from the coding sequence GTGCTCGTTGCCTGTGTACAGGCTTTGGCAACTCTTACTGCGTTGTCCTTGGCTACATTAGCTCCCGTTGTTTCCAAAAGCCTTGGTCTGGAGACACGTTTTGTTGGGTACCAGGTAAGTCTTATTTATGTGAGTGGAGCGGCTATATCATTGGTATCTGGAGCCTTGGTCCGAAGATGGGGAGCAGTGGGGGTCAGTCAATGTGCTTTGCTTCTGTGCATTGTCGGGCTCTTGGGAATAGCCATTGGAAATGTATTCATTTTGGTGCTTGGTTCTCTGCTCATTGGAGCCGGTTACGGGATGACCAACCCTGCGGCATCTCATCTGCTCTTCCGCTTGACCTCTCCTGGGCACAGAAATCTGCTTTTTTCCCTTAAACAAACCTCGGTTCCTTTGGGTGGCATCGTGGCCGGACTTATGCTTCCGCCTCTTACTAAAATAGGCGGTTGGAAGTTTGCTCTTTTGGTTTGTGCGTGTCTCTCTGGCCTTATGGTTGCCCTGCTCAATATCCATCGAAAACAGCTTGATGCTGACAAAAACCCCAACCAGCCGTTACGAAAAAATATACAATACGATCTCGCAATGCTTTGCCAGCATAAGGGATTGTTGCGGCTTTCGATTATGGCCTTTTGTTTTTCCGCAACACAGCTTTCCCTGATGTCTTTTGCTGTGTCCATGTTGGTTGAGGACCTGTCCAGAACGCTTGTTTTGGCTGGAACCATTGTGTCTTTAATGCAGGGCTTTGGGGCGGTTGGTCGGATTGCCTGGGGGGTTTTCGCCGACAAGGTCTCCAGCGGGTTGCCTGTCTTGATCCTTATTGGTTGCCTGTCCATTGCTGCCTGTCTGGTCATGACCCAGCTGAATACGCAGTGGCCTTTGTGGGCTGTGATCATCGTCATGTGCGTTTTTGGCTTTTCAGCAATCGGATGGAATGGTGTTTTCTTGGCTGAAGTGGCCCGCATGAGTCAGCCTGAACAAGTCAGTACTATGACTGGTATGGCCTTATTCTTTACTTTTTCCGGAGTCGTGATTGGTCCCAGTCTCTTTTCCTTGATATGCAAGTTTGTCGGGTCTTACCTCTTGACCTTTGGCGTCTTATCCATTTTTCCAGCTGTGGGCACTATTTTATTATTTGGCATGAGGAAAGAATATGAAAAAATCTGA
- a CDS encoding MmgE/PrpD family protein — MIRNPHAKIPEKMQVTQAAAEFVASVHFDDIPDQAVRNAIRCIMDGMGLFVAGSEEACTKILIDEALGQGGSPEALLLGCADVMVPAPVAARVLGTAAHAHDWDDTQVSRDPEHVYGLLTHPTTPVLASALAGSQMLGRTTGRELLLAFLAGFEVECKVSEWMLPEHYTRGFHSTGTVGTLGAMAAGAKLMGLTSGQTAHGLGLAASMAAGIRANFGTMTKPLHAGRAAENGLTAAILASKGFTADQEALDGPWGFFAVHGGGVQKEKMAQGFGRTWSIIDPGVSIKPYPCGVLTHPSMDLMRNMVVENDIRPEEIESITLHAGSNILNPIRYPIAGNHLQAKFSLPAGLAMMVLCRKAGKDEFCDSFVQSRAMQAMQRRIRTEHDPEIESCGFERMRSRITLHLTGGREISGRTDTPYRGGPDNPLTDAELEDKVRSCCRGILDDVQQDQLIKRVWNLPSLEGVRILTRDIQPGLHRTHD; from the coding sequence ATGATCCGCAATCCACATGCAAAGATTCCCGAAAAAATGCAGGTAACACAAGCTGCGGCCGAGTTTGTTGCATCTGTGCATTTTGATGATATTCCGGACCAAGCTGTCCGAAACGCGATACGTTGCATTATGGACGGTATGGGGCTCTTTGTTGCAGGATCAGAAGAAGCCTGTACGAAGATATTGATCGACGAGGCCCTTGGTCAAGGTGGGAGTCCTGAAGCGCTCCTGCTGGGATGTGCTGATGTAATGGTCCCTGCACCGGTTGCTGCCCGGGTCTTGGGAACGGCTGCCCATGCCCACGACTGGGATGACACCCAGGTGAGCAGAGATCCAGAGCATGTCTATGGACTGCTGACCCATCCGACCACACCTGTTCTGGCCAGCGCATTGGCAGGAAGCCAAATGCTGGGCAGAACAACGGGCCGTGAACTCCTGCTCGCTTTTCTTGCTGGATTTGAGGTGGAATGCAAGGTTTCGGAGTGGATGCTACCAGAACATTATACACGGGGGTTTCATTCCACAGGGACGGTCGGAACTCTGGGAGCCATGGCTGCAGGGGCCAAATTGATGGGGCTCACCAGCGGCCAGACAGCTCATGGCTTGGGCCTTGCCGCAAGTATGGCCGCAGGCATCCGGGCCAACTTCGGCACCATGACCAAGCCGTTGCATGCCGGAAGGGCTGCAGAAAACGGATTGACTGCGGCCATACTTGCTTCCAAAGGCTTTACAGCAGACCAAGAGGCCTTGGATGGACCGTGGGGGTTTTTCGCTGTTCACGGGGGCGGTGTTCAGAAGGAAAAGATGGCCCAAGGATTTGGCCGGACATGGTCCATCATCGATCCGGGAGTCAGCATAAAACCATATCCCTGCGGTGTGCTCACTCATCCCTCCATGGATCTGATGCGAAACATGGTCGTGGAAAATGATATTCGGCCGGAGGAGATCGAGAGCATTACCTTGCATGCTGGAAGCAATATATTAAATCCAATACGTTACCCAATAGCTGGCAATCACCTTCAGGCCAAGTTTTCCCTCCCTGCCGGACTGGCCATGATGGTTCTGTGCCGCAAGGCGGGAAAGGATGAGTTCTGCGACTCGTTTGTTCAGTCTCGGGCGATGCAGGCCATGCAGCGCAGGATCAGGACAGAACATGACCCGGAGATTGAGAGCTGTGGCTTCGAACGGATGCGGTCCAGAATCACTCTTCACTTGACGGGTGGACGGGAAATCAGCGGCCGGACAGATACGCCGTACCGGGGGGGGCCGGACAATCCCTTGACCGATGCCGAGCTTGAAGACAAGGTCCGCTCCTGTTGTCGGGGCATTCTGGATGATGTCCAGCAAGATCAGCTGATTAAGCGGGTTTGGAACTTACCGAGCCTGGAGGGCGTCAGAATCCTGACCCGGGATATACAGCCTGGGCTGCACAGGACACACGACTAG
- a CDS encoding universal stress protein translates to MIQEFTSILFATNLSEDCAQAYNLALSIATRYRAKIHILHVMDKPAEYTDNFLKGVLGEEKWNEIQQSHADAARSALIGKKPTNKLIQDTLNEFCLELGRECGIEYNHTPPQVLIREGEVVSEILNQARENACDVIIMAGKASRFGHSARIGHTIKEVLRQSKVPVLVVPPAENG, encoded by the coding sequence ATGATTCAAGAATTTACCTCCATTCTTTTCGCCACCAACTTATCCGAGGACTGCGCTCAGGCCTACAACCTCGCTCTGTCCATAGCCACGAGGTACCGTGCGAAGATTCATATCCTGCATGTCATGGATAAGCCTGCTGAATACACGGACAACTTTTTGAAAGGGGTCTTGGGAGAAGAAAAATGGAATGAGATTCAGCAGAGCCATGCAGATGCCGCCCGTTCTGCACTCATCGGGAAAAAGCCCACCAACAAGCTGATCCAGGACACATTGAACGAGTTCTGCTTGGAGCTGGGACGTGAGTGCGGTATTGAGTACAACCACACCCCTCCCCAGGTTCTGATCCGGGAGGGAGAAGTGGTTTCTGAGATACTCAATCAGGCCCGGGAAAATGCCTGCGACGTGATCATCATGGCCGGCAAGGCGAGCCGGTTCGGCCACAGCGCCCGAATCGGGCACACGATCAAGGAGGTCCTCAGGCAATCCAAGGTGCCTGTTCTCGTTGTTCCTCCCGCGGAAAACGGCTAG